From the Glandiceps talaboti chromosome 12, keGlaTala1.1, whole genome shotgun sequence genome, one window contains:
- the LOC144443613 gene encoding salivary C-type lectin 1-like, which translates to MVKDLATDCDCRVYEFFCEQPEGEYQAQAKSICESNGGSLAIVDNPQTSQVLFDFIDANCLYDTWCIEQYGFWIGLNDIEVEEQYVWYNDNGVCDLFEDWASGEPNNNEKQDNDGQDCAQLWYRSGSAKKWGKWDDEYCSYREKGYICEYKIPYCNFEIYWDRAEPDMC; encoded by the exons ATGGTGAAGGATCTCGCTACTGACTGCGACTGCAGGGTATACGAATTTTTCTGCGAACAACCTGAAGGAGAATATCAAGcgcaggccaaaagtatttgtGAAAGCAATGGAGGTAGTCTCGCAATTGTAGATAATCCCCAGACAAGTCAAGTTCTCTTCGACTTCATAGATGCCAACTGTTTGTATGACACGTGGTGCATTGAACAGTATGGTTTCTGGATTGGATTGAATGACATAGAAGTAGAAGAGCAATACGTATGGTATAACGATAATGGTGTATGCGATCTATTCGAAGACTGGGCTTCTGGGGAACCGAACAACAACGAGAAACAAGACAACGATGGACAAGATTGTGCTCAGTTATG GTATCGTTCTGGAAGTGCTAAAAAATGGGGTAAATGGGATGACGAATACTGCTCTTACAGAGAAAAGGGATACATATGTGAATACAAAA ttcCTTACTGCAACTTTGAAATATATTGGGATCGTGCTGAACCAGATATGTGTTGA